The proteins below are encoded in one region of Arenibacter algicola:
- a CDS encoding AGE family epimerase/isomerase — protein MKPHSNLYKDNLLNNVIPFWERHSLDRTNGGYFTCLDREGKVYDTDKFMWLQGRQAWMFSTLYNQVEPKENWLEIAKSGVDFIRHKGMDAQGNVYFSLTANGQPLVQPYNIFSHCFAAMAFAQYGIAAEDQEYKELAKKTYLNILLRKDNPKGKYEKGTLARPLKSFALPMILSNLVLELEDILEPNEVERTIDFAVREVMEVFLDGKSGIIYEFTKPDGSLEDSFNGRLLNPGHGIEAMWFMIDIAVRRNDRELINKATETIVKILEYSWDEEYGGIFYFMDSKGHPPQQLEWDQKLWWVHLETLVALAKAYEQTQNPEISAWYTKVHDYSWQHFSDPQHGEWFGYLNRRGEVLLNLKGGKWKGCFHVPRAMLQCWKAFERMENKGIIK, from the coding sequence ATGAAACCTCACAGCAACCTTTATAAAGACAATCTCCTAAACAACGTCATCCCCTTTTGGGAAAGGCATTCCCTTGATCGTACAAACGGCGGCTATTTTACCTGTCTGGATAGGGAAGGCAAGGTTTACGACACCGATAAATTTATGTGGCTGCAAGGAAGACAGGCGTGGATGTTCTCTACCTTGTACAACCAGGTGGAACCAAAGGAAAATTGGTTGGAAATTGCCAAAAGTGGGGTCGATTTTATAAGACATAAGGGAATGGATGCACAAGGCAATGTATATTTTTCCCTAACCGCAAACGGACAACCCTTGGTACAACCCTATAACATTTTTTCGCATTGTTTTGCGGCCATGGCTTTTGCCCAATATGGAATAGCGGCAGAAGATCAGGAATATAAAGAACTCGCCAAAAAAACGTATCTAAATATTCTTCTAAGAAAGGATAACCCCAAGGGAAAATATGAAAAAGGAACATTGGCCAGACCTTTAAAAAGTTTTGCCCTGCCCATGATCTTGTCCAATTTGGTTCTGGAGCTGGAAGACATATTGGAACCCAATGAAGTGGAGCGAACCATAGATTTTGCGGTTCGAGAGGTTATGGAAGTATTTCTGGATGGGAAATCAGGTATAATCTACGAATTCACAAAGCCCGATGGCAGTTTGGAAGACAGCTTTAACGGCCGTTTGCTGAATCCCGGTCATGGCATAGAAGCCATGTGGTTTATGATCGATATTGCCGTGAGAAGGAATGACCGGGAGTTAATAAATAAGGCTACTGAGACCATCGTCAAAATTCTGGAATACAGTTGGGACGAAGAATATGGCGGAATATTTTATTTTATGGATTCAAAGGGTCATCCTCCCCAACAATTGGAATGGGACCAAAAATTATGGTGGGTACATTTGGAGACTTTGGTAGCCCTTGCAAAGGCTTATGAACAAACCCAAAACCCGGAAATTTCCGCTTGGTACACCAAGGTGCACGACTATAGCTGGCAGCATTTTTCAGACCCACAACACGGAGAATGGTTTGGGTATCTAAATCGAAGGGGGGAAGTATTGTTAAACCTCAAAGGAGGCAAATGGAAGGGATGCTTTCATGTGCCAAGAGCCATGCTCCAATGTTGGAAAGCCTTTGAGAGAATGGAGAATAAAGGAATAATAAAATAG
- a CDS encoding dihydrodipicolinate synthase family protein, which produces MKGLIAATYAPMHKDTSINLGIISEYGQFLKNNKVRGAFVNGSTGDFVSLTTKERKDIITEWAANKPNDFFLVNHVGHNSLKEAKALATHSAQKVDAIAALAPYYFRLSSLKSLLEYCKEIASCAPNTPFYYYHIPVLTGANFLMHEFLGLASQEIPNFAGIKFTNNNLIDYKYCKDFDNGAYNILFGFDEILLASLPLGAEGWVGSTYNHLAPLYLSIIEAFQNNDHKLAAALQEKSMKFVDTLNAKGGFNGAAKSFMKVLGVDCGPSRFPHVTLSIEELKRAENELDDLGIMAYTSKF; this is translated from the coding sequence ATGAAAGGACTAATAGCCGCGACTTATGCACCTATGCATAAGGATACCTCAATAAATTTGGGTATAATCTCCGAATACGGCCAATTTTTGAAAAACAACAAGGTAAGAGGGGCCTTTGTAAACGGATCCACCGGAGATTTTGTTTCCTTAACCACTAAAGAAAGGAAAGATATTATCACTGAATGGGCCGCGAACAAACCAAACGACTTTTTTCTGGTAAACCACGTTGGACATAATAGTTTAAAGGAAGCCAAAGCCTTGGCAACACATTCTGCCCAAAAGGTAGATGCCATAGCAGCATTGGCCCCTTATTACTTTAGACTTAGTTCGTTAAAAAGTTTGTTGGAGTACTGCAAAGAGATTGCGAGTTGCGCTCCCAACACTCCCTTTTATTACTATCACATACCGGTATTGACCGGTGCCAATTTCCTCATGCACGAATTTTTGGGATTGGCCTCCCAGGAAATTCCAAACTTTGCAGGGATCAAGTTTACCAACAATAACCTGATAGACTATAAATATTGTAAGGATTTTGATAATGGCGCCTATAATATTCTGTTTGGTTTTGATGAAATCTTACTGGCGAGTCTTCCTTTGGGAGCAGAAGGCTGGGTAGGTAGCACCTACAACCATTTGGCGCCCTTGTATTTATCCATCATAGAGGCTTTCCAAAACAACGACCATAAGTTGGCTGCGGCCCTTCAGGAAAAATCCATGAAGTTCGTGGATACCCTAAATGCAAAAGGTGGTTTTAATGGGGCGGCCAAATCCTTTATGAAGGTCTTGGGCGTGGATTGTGGCCCCAGTAGATTTCCACATGTTACACTTTCAATTGAGGAACTTAAAAGGGCCGAAAATGAGTTAGACGACCTTGGAATAATGGCTTATACTTCAAAATTTTAA
- a CDS encoding RagB/SusD family nutrient uptake outer membrane protein, which produces MKKYISILLIAFTMGACESELELTSPSELTTAGFWDTEEGVRTAHTGLYANLRSSADDLWLLGEIRSDIWGGRTFESPNNESLIRSDITVATAPFGGWAGLYTRIHRINDFLANAPDVSFVNEEDKNHLLAQAYGLRALYYYTLLKTWGGVPIILEPITDVDPASLSKARATQAEVMTQIKADIETSLNTFASSNNFWEGNRNFWSKAATLALKGDVYIWSGNVMGGGASDFEAAKTALQQVASFGVALEPNISDLWGVGNEGNSEFIFAIQYKQDEASNFYNSLTGRSTEINPTFNDKGNSMGDFVIAGANRYGQSEKTILLLDDNDDSRKDATFIRLYVDDNGGLGYTNYNESAYFGSVFNKFLGQVIGSERIFENDVPVYRYADVILLLAEAKNLLGEDPSREINQIRQRAYGDNYAPLLHAYTNGSPTENANAILDERYKEFIGEGKRWWDLRRAGNSFVLDNISFLNPGDEYKLVLPITTDMIGRNPLLEQTPGYN; this is translated from the coding sequence ATGAAGAAATATATTTCCATACTATTAATAGCCTTTACCATGGGCGCTTGCGAAAGTGAGTTGGAACTCACCAGCCCCAGTGAATTGACCACAGCCGGCTTTTGGGATACAGAAGAAGGGGTTAGAACCGCCCATACGGGCCTATATGCCAATTTAAGATCTTCTGCGGATGACTTATGGCTATTAGGTGAAATACGAAGTGATATTTGGGGTGGCAGAACCTTTGAATCGCCCAACAATGAATCCCTGATAAGATCGGACATTACCGTTGCCACGGCACCCTTTGGTGGCTGGGCAGGTCTGTACACCAGAATACACCGTATCAACGATTTTCTGGCCAACGCCCCAGATGTTAGCTTTGTAAACGAAGAGGATAAAAACCATTTACTGGCACAAGCCTACGGTTTAAGGGCTTTATACTATTACACCCTTCTAAAGACCTGGGGAGGAGTACCTATCATTTTGGAACCCATAACCGATGTGGATCCCGCTAGTTTGAGCAAAGCCAGAGCAACCCAAGCAGAGGTTATGACCCAGATCAAAGCTGATATTGAAACCTCCTTGAACACTTTTGCATCATCAAACAATTTCTGGGAAGGCAATAGAAACTTCTGGTCCAAGGCGGCAACATTGGCCCTTAAAGGCGATGTTTATATTTGGTCGGGCAACGTAATGGGCGGTGGTGCTTCGGATTTTGAGGCCGCAAAAACAGCCTTACAGCAGGTTGCTTCCTTCGGGGTGGCATTGGAGCCGAACATCTCGGACTTATGGGGTGTTGGAAATGAAGGAAATAGCGAGTTTATTTTTGCCATACAGTACAAGCAGGATGAAGCTTCCAACTTTTACAATAGCCTTACCGGAAGAAGTACCGAAATAAACCCAACTTTTAATGACAAAGGCAACTCAATGGGCGATTTTGTAATCGCAGGAGCCAACAGATATGGACAATCGGAAAAAACGATACTGTTGCTGGACGACAATGACGACAGTCGCAAGGATGCCACTTTCATTAGGCTGTATGTGGACGATAATGGCGGACTTGGATATACAAACTATAATGAATCGGCCTACTTCGGTTCCGTATTCAATAAATTTTTGGGGCAGGTTATTGGGTCCGAGCGTATTTTTGAAAATGATGTTCCAGTCTACAGATATGCGGACGTAATCCTTTTATTGGCAGAGGCCAAAAACCTATTGGGGGAAGATCCTTCAAGAGAAATAAACCAAATTCGCCAAAGGGCATACGGTGATAATTATGCGCCCCTCCTCCACGCCTACACCAATGGATCTCCGACAGAAAACGCCAATGCCATCTTAGATGAGCGATATAAGGAGTTTATAGGTGAAGGCAAAAGATGGTGGGACTTAAGAAGGGCCGGGAACAGCTTTGTACTGGACAATATAAGCTTCTTAAACCCTGGTGACGAGTATAAATTGGTACTGCCCATTACTACCGATATGATCGGAAGAAACCCTTTACTGGAACAAACTCCGGGATACAATTAA
- a CDS encoding SusC/RagA family TonB-linked outer membrane protein, with translation MKHLKKPWTGNGPTTKSVQNKKTTKSPSLVFSLILLLTFGLTFAQQKEITGTISDGSGQPLPGANVLVKGTSTGTQSDFDGNYIIMASTGDVLIFSYLGFTSQSITVGDQSTINAVLQEDAALLDEVVVTGYGSQTRATLTTSVSKLDTQILEISTRSNAATALQGTIAGLRVTNTTGQPGATPQIVLRGGTNFDGTGSPLILIDGIPGSFYALNSDDIESIEVLKDAAATAIYGARSANGVILVTTKSGKPGKSSINYKYKYSMNEERNDQKYIGAADFINYNRQSIAWYREAINNPGSFGAFLDGANSMGTGGDAISSPFTTQLLTADNQYLLNQPGWSTIPDILNPSQDILFYDNKTVGDRIYQNSATKDHYLSFDGGNEKGSYYLGLGLLDNDGLILGSGFKRYSGKFTGSYRITDNLKVNSNVLYSHSNLSLSPLGGDDTVFRRFQSQAPTSRTYDNNPDGTWSNIYAVGQNQGFGNPLYYQDKFVRKNLEQRLSASVGIDWSILDNLILSVDGSHFTINNHNESFNRAYRVGSTTGPLRTGREASVSLDRTLRNQLTGTLNYIKSIGSHNLNALIGAEYFKDNYFTTSAGTRNSPTDLIETLNAGAEANGIPSSFETEYVLASAFGRLLYDYDNKYLFGFTFRNDGSSRLGNNKSDFFPGVSLGWNLHNENFFANSNIVNTISRIKPRLSYGVNGNQEVLSNYGVFGAYGSQGVYNGQTGYANSGLPTLDLQWEKSTTLNAGLDISFFKDRLTFITDVYSRDIKDKLANLTLPYYTGFSSILTNNGTIRNKGFELQVNGDIIQNQNLTWNVGATITSNRNYVEKLPENANDLNRQDGQLIWNAKTGEEEWVGGLQEGQRVGNDLVIAYEQEGIYASQAEAEADSNIQDDFLPGDKNTHFAGDVKWKDQNGDGIINTLDRKVIGRTTPDFLGGLTTSLRYKNFNLFVKTDFATGHLVWNHIRNKGYGQTQGNLNQPTEVLDSWTPTNTDTDWPRFVFVNGTKNVWRGNEGASSGDSSSLLNAGNSQFWEKGDYLALREVTFSYDVPSEYFNDVIKRLNIFVTGSNLHYFKSFTGETPEIGGVQYGAFPVPKTVTIGLNLTF, from the coding sequence ATGAAGCATCTTAAAAAACCATGGACAGGAAATGGACCTACCACCAAGTCCGTTCAAAACAAAAAAACTACCAAGTCCCCTTCTTTGGTATTCAGTTTAATTCTTTTACTGACCTTTGGCTTAACCTTTGCACAGCAAAAAGAAATAACAGGAACCATATCCGATGGAAGCGGACAACCGCTACCCGGAGCCAATGTCTTGGTCAAGGGGACCTCAACAGGGACCCAAAGTGATTTTGATGGCAACTACATCATTATGGCGAGTACAGGCGATGTTCTAATATTCAGCTATTTAGGATTCACATCACAATCTATTACCGTAGGCGATCAATCCACAATAAATGCAGTCCTACAAGAAGACGCTGCCCTCCTGGACGAAGTGGTCGTTACCGGCTACGGATCCCAAACCAGGGCCACCTTGACCACCTCGGTCTCAAAACTGGACACCCAAATCCTAGAAATCTCCACTAGGTCCAACGCAGCAACAGCCTTGCAAGGTACCATTGCCGGATTAAGGGTAACCAACACCACTGGGCAACCCGGAGCTACCCCGCAAATAGTTTTGCGCGGAGGTACCAACTTTGACGGTACAGGGTCACCATTAATTTTGATAGATGGGATACCAGGCAGCTTTTATGCTCTAAACTCCGATGATATCGAATCTATCGAAGTCCTGAAAGATGCGGCGGCTACAGCCATATACGGGGCCAGATCTGCCAATGGCGTAATATTGGTGACAACCAAATCCGGTAAACCAGGAAAGTCCTCGATCAACTATAAATATAAGTATAGTATGAATGAAGAAAGAAATGACCAAAAATATATTGGTGCGGCCGACTTCATAAATTACAACAGACAATCAATTGCCTGGTATCGCGAGGCCATTAATAACCCTGGATCCTTTGGTGCCTTTTTGGACGGGGCCAACAGTATGGGAACAGGCGGTGATGCCATTAGCTCCCCTTTCACCACGCAATTGTTAACCGCGGACAATCAATATTTGTTGAATCAACCAGGCTGGAGCACAATCCCGGATATCCTGAATCCAAGTCAAGACATTTTGTTTTATGACAATAAGACTGTTGGCGATCGAATTTACCAAAATAGTGCCACCAAAGACCACTACCTTTCCTTTGACGGCGGAAATGAAAAAGGTTCTTATTATTTAGGCCTGGGACTTTTGGATAACGACGGTTTAATTCTGGGATCGGGTTTTAAAAGGTACTCTGGAAAGTTTACGGGATCCTACAGAATTACGGACAACCTAAAGGTAAACTCCAATGTATTGTACTCCCATTCCAACCTAAGTTTGAGTCCATTGGGTGGCGATGACACGGTATTCAGGAGATTTCAGAGCCAGGCCCCTACCTCCAGGACCTACGACAACAACCCTGATGGCACTTGGTCCAACATATATGCGGTAGGACAAAACCAAGGATTTGGCAATCCTTTATACTATCAGGATAAATTTGTCAGAAAAAATTTGGAACAAAGGTTATCGGCCTCAGTGGGTATCGACTGGAGCATATTGGACAACCTAATCCTATCCGTAGATGGAAGCCATTTTACCATTAACAACCACAACGAAAGCTTTAATAGAGCCTATAGAGTTGGCAGTACAACCGGTCCGTTAAGAACGGGCAGGGAAGCGTCGGTAAGTCTGGATAGGACCTTGAGAAATCAGCTGACCGGTACTCTAAATTATATCAAGAGTATAGGCAGTCATAATCTTAATGCCCTGATTGGTGCAGAATATTTCAAGGACAATTACTTTACCACCTCTGCTGGAACCAGAAATTCCCCCACAGACCTGATAGAGACCTTGAATGCGGGAGCGGAAGCCAATGGCATACCTTCTAGCTTTGAAACTGAATATGTGCTTGCCTCTGCTTTTGGAAGGTTACTATATGATTATGACAACAAATACCTATTTGGGTTTACCTTTAGAAATGACGGCTCCTCTAGGCTCGGGAATAACAAGAGTGACTTTTTCCCAGGAGTATCCTTGGGCTGGAACCTGCACAATGAGAATTTCTTTGCCAATTCCAATATAGTCAATACTATATCCAGGATAAAGCCGAGATTGAGCTATGGTGTAAACGGTAATCAGGAGGTATTGAGCAATTATGGTGTTTTTGGGGCCTATGGCAGCCAAGGGGTATATAACGGACAAACCGGTTATGCCAACTCAGGATTACCTACCTTGGATCTACAATGGGAAAAGTCGACCACCCTAAATGCCGGTTTGGACATTTCATTTTTTAAGGATAGACTTACCTTTATCACAGATGTCTACTCCAGGGATATAAAGGACAAACTCGCAAATCTTACCCTTCCCTATTACACCGGTTTTAGCAGTATTCTTACCAACAATGGAACCATTAGGAACAAAGGATTTGAACTGCAGGTCAATGGAGATATAATTCAAAACCAAAACCTTACCTGGAATGTTGGCGCCACCATTACTTCCAATAGGAATTACGTAGAGAAACTTCCGGAAAATGCCAACGATCTCAACAGACAGGACGGACAGTTGATCTGGAATGCCAAGACAGGGGAAGAAGAGTGGGTAGGAGGTCTTCAGGAAGGCCAGCGCGTAGGCAACGACCTCGTTATTGCCTATGAGCAGGAAGGTATCTATGCTAGTCAGGCCGAAGCCGAAGCCGACAGCAACATTCAGGACGACTTCCTGCCTGGAGATAAAAACACACATTTTGCAGGAGATGTAAAATGGAAAGATCAAAACGGCGATGGAATCATCAACACCTTGGACAGAAAAGTGATAGGACGTACTACTCCAGACTTCTTGGGAGGCTTAACCACCAGTCTTAGATACAAGAACTTTAACCTGTTCGTAAAAACCGATTTTGCTACGGGACATTTGGTGTGGAACCATATCCGGAACAAAGGTTATGGACAAACACAAGGTAACTTGAACCAGCCTACTGAAGTCTTGGATTCATGGACACCGACCAATACGGATACCGACTGGCCACGTTTTGTTTTCGTAAACGGAACCAAAAATGTTTGGAGAGGGAATGAAGGAGCAAGCTCAGGGGATAGTTCCAGCCTTTTAAATGCAGGTAATAGTCAGTTTTGGGAAAAAGGGGATTATTTGGCCCTAAGGGAAGTAACCTTCAGTTATGACGTCCCCTCCGAATATTTCAATGATGTCATTAAGAGACTGAACATTTTTGTAACGGGAAGTAACCTACATTACTTCAAAAGTTTCACTGGAGAAACTCCGGAAATAGGGGGTGTTCAGTACGGAGCATTTCCCGTCCCAAAAACCGTTACCATTGGATTAAACCTAACTTTTTAA
- a CDS encoding SusC/RagA family TonB-linked outer membrane protein: protein MKKLKFLMFVFVIGTSMTSWAQTTVTGTVSDEQNVPLPGATVLEKGTSNGTTTDFDGNFTIQVSDESAILAISFLGYATKEYPLNGQTNVSAVLQEDSSLLDEVVVVGYGTQRIKDVTGAVKRVTSEDFNKGVVNNAGQLIQGKAAGVNVTSSSGEPGSGQRIVIRGQGTIRSGSGPLFVLDGFPLGLAGTGSGESPLNFINPDDIESIDVLKDASATAIYGSRGANGVVIITTKNGKAGVSKISLSTNVGVSTLARKLDVFTADEFRREVAAIPGSELIDGGGSTDWQDELTRAAITQNHNLVLSGGTEKVNYYASLGLQDQEGIVYNSGLKRTSARINVTQKLLQDRLKIDYNLNTTITEQSRNNNLGYSTNPTFDAYTADGEINNPLNWNNPLLSNKYNGDFSESRRILINIAPSFEILDGLVYKLNVGYENRSSDRDQQTIANSDRNDLGFLRQSFGKYENNLIENYLTYTFDVGDHNLSILGGHSYQKTFSRSSSWSIDEFPADTGIDPRNNPGLGGDTNIVDHRPSGSTYEDELQSYFGRANWSFKDRYLFTATVRADGSSKFGGNNKYGVFSSFAGSWRIIEEDFMEGSIFSDLKLRAGWGQTGNQEIPGKITKASFRVSNSSNVSYPIDQNGPYPVGSEYTRFANPDIQWEVSTQSNVGVDFGLFDGSLTGTLDYFHKVSDNILLEVTPVDPIVPAPTYWTNVPGMTITNKGLEVALDYSKQNPDGLSYGFGVNATFIDNLVEDSPFTIVTTGSASGQGLTDATINGFVSGEAIGAFYMQTFTGIGPDGLSQFADNDGDGEITEKDRTIVGSALPDMTYNFYLNLKYRRFDLNANFNGVSGNEIYDHTAMGSFYKTLLSKSNNTTAAAIEYPEESIINSAAVSTRYLKDGSYLRLNNLTFGYSFDTKSMSWASNWLQEFRLSFTGQNLFVITDYDGYDPEVNTDSSTNGIQSFGIDKFAYPKARTFVFGLNVSF, encoded by the coding sequence ATGAAGAAACTGAAATTTTTGATGTTTGTCTTTGTGATAGGCACATCCATGACATCATGGGCACAGACCACTGTTACCGGTACGGTGTCCGATGAACAGAATGTTCCCTTGCCAGGTGCAACCGTGCTGGAAAAAGGAACTTCCAATGGAACTACGACCGATTTTGATGGTAATTTCACCATACAAGTATCGGATGAAAGCGCGATTCTCGCGATATCCTTTTTAGGCTATGCTACCAAGGAGTATCCACTCAACGGTCAAACTAATGTGAGTGCTGTCTTGCAGGAAGACTCATCATTATTGGACGAGGTGGTCGTTGTAGGTTATGGAACCCAAAGAATTAAGGACGTAACTGGTGCGGTGAAACGGGTTACCAGCGAAGACTTTAATAAGGGAGTCGTTAATAATGCGGGCCAACTTATACAGGGTAAGGCTGCGGGTGTAAATGTTACCTCCTCAAGTGGTGAGCCTGGAAGTGGTCAGCGTATTGTGATCCGTGGACAAGGAACTATTCGTTCGGGATCTGGGCCGTTATTTGTATTGGATGGATTTCCATTGGGCTTGGCAGGTACAGGTTCAGGGGAAAGCCCTTTGAATTTTATCAATCCAGATGATATAGAATCCATCGATGTATTGAAGGATGCCTCGGCAACTGCTATTTATGGTTCAAGAGGAGCCAACGGTGTTGTAATCATTACCACGAAAAATGGAAAGGCCGGTGTTTCAAAAATATCGCTTTCTACCAATGTAGGCGTCTCTACATTGGCTCGTAAACTGGATGTTTTCACCGCTGATGAATTCCGTAGGGAAGTGGCTGCAATTCCAGGGAGTGAACTTATTGATGGAGGAGGTTCCACCGATTGGCAGGATGAATTGACCCGGGCTGCCATTACTCAAAACCACAACTTGGTTTTATCAGGGGGTACCGAAAAGGTCAATTACTATGCTTCCTTAGGTTTGCAAGATCAGGAAGGGATTGTTTATAACTCAGGTCTCAAAAGGACAAGTGCAAGGATTAATGTGACCCAAAAATTGTTGCAAGATCGATTGAAAATTGATTACAATTTAAATACTACAATTACCGAGCAATCCAGAAATAATAATCTGGGGTATTCTACCAACCCTACCTTTGATGCCTATACGGCTGATGGGGAAATTAACAACCCTCTTAATTGGAACAATCCATTGTTGTCCAATAAATATAACGGTGACTTTTCGGAATCTAGAAGGATTTTAATCAATATTGCACCTTCCTTTGAAATTTTGGATGGTCTGGTGTATAAATTAAACGTAGGTTATGAGAATAGATCATCGGATAGGGATCAACAAACGATTGCCAATAGTGATCGGAACGATTTAGGTTTTTTAAGACAGTCTTTTGGGAAGTATGAAAATAATCTAATTGAAAACTACTTGACCTATACCTTTGATGTTGGAGACCACAACCTAAGTATTTTAGGGGGTCATTCCTATCAAAAAACATTTTCAAGAAGTAGTAGTTGGTCTATTGATGAATTTCCGGCCGACACTGGTATAGATCCTCGTAATAACCCTGGTTTGGGTGGGGATACCAATATAGTTGACCATAGACCTTCGGGCAGTACATATGAAGACGAGTTGCAATCCTATTTTGGTAGGGCCAACTGGAGCTTTAAAGATCGTTACCTGTTTACTGCAACGGTTAGGGCCGATGGTTCCTCTAAATTCGGGGGAAACAACAAATATGGTGTGTTCTCTTCCTTTGCAGGGTCTTGGAGGATCATAGAAGAGGACTTCATGGAGGGGTCTATTTTTAGCGATTTAAAATTAAGGGCGGGCTGGGGCCAGACCGGTAACCAGGAAATTCCCGGAAAAATCACGAAAGCCTCTTTTAGGGTTAGTAACTCCAGCAATGTGAGTTATCCAATTGATCAGAATGGTCCTTATCCCGTGGGATCCGAGTATACCCGTTTTGCCAACCCGGACATTCAATGGGAGGTTTCTACCCAATCCAATGTGGGTGTTGATTTTGGATTATTCGATGGAAGTCTAACAGGTACCTTGGATTATTTTCATAAAGTATCCGATAATATCTTATTGGAGGTTACACCTGTAGATCCAATTGTACCGGCTCCTACCTATTGGACAAATGTTCCTGGCATGACAATTACCAACAAAGGGCTTGAAGTTGCGTTGGATTATTCCAAGCAGAACCCTGACGGTCTTTCCTACGGCTTTGGAGTAAATGCCACATTTATAGATAATTTAGTGGAAGATTCTCCTTTTACCATTGTAACAACTGGATCCGCTTCTGGTCAGGGGCTTACAGATGCTACCATTAACGGATTTGTTAGTGGAGAGGCTATCGGGGCCTTTTACATGCAGACATTCACAGGAATTGGTCCTGATGGTCTTTCGCAATTTGCGGACAATGACGGGGACGGTGAGATTACCGAAAAGGATAGAACCATTGTTGGAAGTGCTTTGCCCGACATGACCTATAATTTTTATCTAAACTTGAAGTACAGAAGGTTTGATCTTAATGCCAATTTTAACGGGGTATCCGGAAATGAAATATATGACCATACCGCTATGGGGAGTTTTTACAAAACCTTGTTGAGCAAATCTAACAACACAACAGCAGCTGCCATAGAGTATCCTGAAGAAAGTATCATAAATTCGGCAGCCGTTTCCACACGTTATTTAAAGGATGGTTCTTATTTGAGATTAAATAATTTAACCTTTGGATACTCTTTCGATACAAAATCCATGTCATGGGCTTCAAATTGGCTCCAGGAATTTAGATTGAGCTTTACTGGTCAAAATCTATTCGTTATTACGGATTATGACGGTTATGATCCAGAAGTGAATACGGATAGTTCTACCAATGGGATTCAATCCTTTGGTATTGATAAGTTCGCCTACCCTAAGGCAAGAACATTTGTTTTTGGTTTGAATGTATCCTTTTAA